The following proteins are co-located in the Branchiostoma lanceolatum isolate klBraLanc5 chromosome 16, klBraLanc5.hap2, whole genome shotgun sequence genome:
- the LOC136421428 gene encoding rab-like protein 2A — MADLRASVPEYDKEDGEYKVKVICLGDSAVGKSKLVERFLMDGYQPQQLSTYALTLFRYQTDVGGKDVCVDFWDTAGQERFNNMHPSYYYQAHCCILVFDVTRKVTYKNLPNWYKELRQYRPEIPCLVCANKIDVDYKVTQKSFNFAKKHQLPFYFVSASDGTNVVKMFRDAIKSAVGYKENTTDFTDLVMRELENLDDLSLSNDVDSGVDTAGNSAETHTDEADEEQAEGATGTT, encoded by the exons atggcggatttgaGAGCTTCCGTGCCGGAGTACGACAAAGAAGACGGAGAATACAAAGTCAAAGTCATCTGCCTGGGCGACAGCGCCGTGGGCAAGTCCAA GTTGGTGGAGAGATTTCTCATGGACGGATA CCAACCACAGCAGCTCTCCACATACGCGCTAACGTTATTCCGGTATCAGACCGACGTCGGCGGTAAGGACGTGTGCGTAG ATTTCTGGGACACGGCAGGGCAAGAGAGGTTCAACAACATGCACCCTTCCTACTACTACCAGGCACACTGCTGTATACTG GTGTTTGACGTGACGAGAAAAGTAACGTACAAGAACCTCCCGAACTGGTACAAGGAGCTGCGACAGTACCGGCCAGAGATACCCTGCCTCGTCTGTGCAAATAAAATAGACG TGGACTACAAAGTCACGCAGAAAAGTTTTAACTTTGCAAAGAAGCACCAGCTACCTTTCTACTTCGTGTCAGCCTCAGATGGAACAAACGTTGTCAAG ATGTTCAGAGACGCCATCAAGTCAGCGGTAGGGTACAAGGAGAACACGACAGACTTCACAGACTTGGTCATGAGAGAGTTGGAG AACTTAGACGACCTGAGTTTATCGAACGATGTCGACAGCGGCGTGGACACGGCGGGAAACTCTGCGGAAACACACACGGACGAGGCCGACGAGGAACAAGCAGAGGGCGCGACGGGGACCACGTGA